A genomic region of Dreissena polymorpha isolate Duluth1 chromosome 4, UMN_Dpol_1.0, whole genome shotgun sequence contains the following coding sequences:
- the LOC127880218 gene encoding uncharacterized protein LOC127880218 produces the protein MATVAALMLCAAAALVQVGNAVETVYMVPLMGRRDNDSVTSSDKVKYTFVLTNTGETSIKVQIVGLNNITWINETITPPIDVQKGESKVHTFEDDSRSLRGSVYSNQTVMVRSDGKFQLQVFVDDHGYKEGFLGIPQSYLIDGPVEPFNASEYVTSTFCANGGYCQFAVSAFVNDTIVSIKFPHNVPFHITLCKQKTFINSVDDPAITMGAFDTIQFESTYDLSGVHIYSFQPIAVFVGSRNLTSNFAHTIEQLVPSSYWGKEYVVRSNAVSGYGDIVKLTSSWNKTQVSMTGFAPFVISNRAEVVARRLDSGTLTHIKASHEIQVMKVTGAAYARGNATNVSLTYVPPLEAFANVTKGKCYDGTNAKLHIITQRSLNITGLSAAIPTKLVPFTSVYEHVYEVGLGGNYSVPMVSTGVIMTGILQCDTALLPLVMRNNQESLTSPLIQKEVIVEEFGRECREGFHGESVYNETTSIISAHMLNLSATTLGDDILMLRAKVCGEGSLVFHTNSKSVHLLFSKFRMVIFECTQDQCTQPVSTASWFNKKADQCGDDMLMYWFRLINASQLCYGEGVMPDKSKMCNDPNLNPKLESKRYNLSESPTKILMSGLTASAMFNYEFKTLNGCAVYNNTSWRCQDRRHDCSRYGTKFCSENKDFASYWCAKHCGICKVDNFGREFKFETPVPFDNILQENYVSLYVTPLQSNTLVAVGFVVKTDSSNYTVYTEYSNTENSTVWHGDTHNDGIRYYDPVDVDYGKLCKERVCTIHIYSDKDVAVNVVFRKTSFNTPDYINTPLFPSDLQTTKFIMLSDDKMVSPNCRIVSEFKETTMSIKQLKKSYPFTSETNFCAENCISADISGITVETNRPSLIFCGSRDQFSHFSQLIPIHSMATQFYFPSMPLLASLYNAKLVFLTNSDNTIVNISKGFDSFHLLYNRGNKAMQDIDLSAPYNITASEPIAVGVTFSDHLNRTVFHIVPPTHNFVSGYFASLFRYPDLKTPQPSTVVHSAYHNGSSDTSHTDNTNAKPVYRFWDSNGPAYGFSVVQFNHNTSMIVPGYSSIGPMITPIKPDNETTTAIIGDNIDNDCDGQIDEETCYLGYGVYPTDHDLDGAFNEDCGAINETGDSIVSAPVPPVCMEPPNRPESQCWTVCKCPCSWVEKYELEKNLTKTELEEKYKDKNEQMQRTLAVSKENLMNTAMKKKSARDDRKSAASIGYVGIAIFAIVFGTIVILDISALMRDGRMFIMNWRDGIGRLVRCIRRKLCA, from the exons GCGCTGATGCTATGTGCGGCGGCGGCGTTGGTACAAG TAGGGAATGCGGTTGAAACAGTGTACATGGTGCCGTTAATGGGTAGACGGGACAATGATAGCGTCACCTCTAGCGACAAGGTCAAGTACACGTTTGTCCTCACGAATACCGGAGAAACGTCTATCAAGGTTCAAATTGTTG GCCTCAATAACATCACATGGATCAACGAGACCATAACACCACCGATTGATGTCCAGAAAGGTGAAAGCAAGGTCCACACATTTGAAGACGACAGCAGGTCCCTTCGTGGCTCCGTCTATTCAAACCAGACAGTGATGGTGCGTTCAGATGGTAAATTTCAGCTGCAAGTGTTTGTCGATGACCACGGCTACAAGGAGGGTTTTCTCGGCATTCCCCAGTCGTACCTCATCGACGGTCCGGTCGAACCGTTCAACGCGTCAGAGTACGTCACATCAACGTTCTGCGCTAACGGCGGCTACTGCCAGTTTGCCGTGTCTGCGTTCGTCAACGACACGATAGTCTCGATCAAATTCCCACACAACGTGCCCTTCCACATAACcctatgtaaacaaaaaacattcaTCAACTCGGTGGACGACCCTGCCATCACTATGGGCGCATTCGACACGATTCAATTCGAAAGTACCTACGATCTTAGCGGGGTTCATATTTACAGCTTTCAGCCGATCGCGGTGTTTGTTGGTTCCCGCAATTTGACCAGCAATTTTGCACACACGATCGAGCAGTTGGTTCCTAGCTCATACTGGGGTAAGGAGTATGTGGTGCGGTCCAATGCAGTCAGCGGATACGGTGACATAGTCAAACTGACCAGCAGCTGGAACAAAACGCAGGTCTCGATGACGGGCTTCGCGCCGTTTGTAATCAGCAACAGGGCGGAAGTAGTGGCGAGGAGGCTCGACAGCGGTACTTTGACTCACATCAAGGCTTCACATGAAATTCAG GTCATGAAGGTAACCGGTGCGGCGTATGCTAGAGGCAACGCCACAAACGTGAGTCTGACGTACGTGCCTCCCCTTGAAGCGTTTGCAAACGTAACAAAGGGAAAATGCTACGACGGGACAAATGCCAAATTACATATTATTACAC AACGAAGCCTTAACATTACCGGTTTGTCTGCGGCGATACCTACCAAATTGGTACCTTTCACTTCGGTGTATGAGCATGTGTATGAGGTAGGACTAGGTGGCAATTACAGTGTGCCGATGGTGTCTACTGGTGTTATTATGACAGGAATCCTGCAGTGCGACACCGCTCTCCTGCCTCTTGTCATGCGCAATAACCAA GAATCGCTTACATCGCCTTTAATCCAGAAAGAAGTCATCGTGGAAGAATTCGGGAGGGAGTGTAGAG AGGGGTTCCACGGCGAGTCGGTTTACAACGAGACCACGAGTATCATATCTGCGCACATGCTCAATCTTAGCGCTACAACCCTGGGCGATGACATCTTGATGCTTAGGGCCAAGGTGTGCGGAGAAGGCTCGCTTGTATTCCACACAAACAGCAAGTCGGTACATCTTTTGTTCAGTAAGTTCCGGATGGTCATCTTCGAGTGCACGCAGGACCAATGCACGCAGCCTGTAAGCACTGCGAGCTG GTTCAACAAGAAAGCCGATCAGTGTGGGGACGACATGTTGATGTATTGGTTCCGTTTGATCAACGCCTCACAACTGTGCTACGGCGAGGGAGTGATGCCGGACAAGTCTAAGATGTGCAATGATCCCAATCTCAATCCCAAACTCGAAAGCAAGCGGTACAATCTGTCAGAAAGTCCAACCAAGATCCTCATGTCTGGTCTGACAGCGAGCGCAATGTTTAACTACG AATTCAAAACGTTGAACGGGTGCGCCGTCTATAATAACACAT CATGGCGCTGCCAAGACCGGAGACACGACTGCTCGCGCTACGGAACCAAGTTCTGCTCCGAGAACAAAGACTTTGCCTCGTATTGGTGTGCAAAACACTGTGGCATTT GCAAAGTGGATAACTTTGGGAGAGAGTTTAAATTTGAAACTCCAGTGCCGTTTGACAATATATTACAAGAAAATTATGTTAGTCTGTATGTTACTCCACTGCAATCCAATACCCTCGTTGCTGTCGGCTTTGTGGTCAAAACAGACTCCTCCAACTATACGGTCTATACAGAATACTCCAATACAGAAAACTCCACAGTGTGGCACGGGGATACGCACAATGACGGCATCCGATATTACGACCCCGTTGATGTAGATTATGGAAAATTGTGTAAAGAACGCGTGTGCACCATACATATATACAGCGATAAAGATGTCGCTGTCAATGTAGTTTTCCGAAAGACAAGTTTCAACACACCAGATTATATCAATACACCATTATTTCCCTCTGACcttcaaacaacaaaatttattATGTTGAGTGATGACAAAATGGTTAGTCCTAATTGTCGAATCGTGTCAGAGTTTAAAGAAACTACCATGTccataaaacaattgaaaaagaGCTATCCGTTTACATCAGAAACAAACTTCTGTGCAGAAAATTGCATTAGTGCAGACATTTCTGGAATAACAGTTGAGACAAACAGACCATCCCTTATTTTCTGTGGTAGTAGAGATCAATTTTCTCACTTCAGTCAACTTATACCGATTCATTCAATGGCGACACAATTTTACTTTCCATCTATGCCACTTCTCGCGTCTTTATATAACGCCAAGCTAGTATTCCTGACCAATAGCGACAATACGATCGTGAACATATCGAAAGGTTTCGATTCCTTCCACCTGCTCTACAACAGGGGGAACAAGGCCATGCAAGACATCGACCTCTCGGCGCCCTACAATATCACCGCATCGGAGCCTATCGCAGTCGGTGTTACTTTTTCAGACCATTTAAACAGGACCGTGTTCCACATTGTACCCCCAACGCACAACTTCGTCAGTGGGTATTTCGCCTCCTTGTTCAGATACCCTGACCTCAAGACGCCACAGCCATCAACTGTCGTACACTCGGCCTATCACAATGGTAGCTCGGACACCTCTCACACGGACAATACAAATGCTAAGCCCGTCTACAGATTCTGGGACTCGAATGGCCCCGCCTATGGGTTCTCCGTTGTCCAGTTCAACCACAACACGTCGATGATCGTCCCTGGCTACTCGTCTATTGGACCAATGATCACGCCG ATAAAACCGGATAATGAAACAACAACAGCGATAATTGGTGACAACATCGACAACGACTGCGATGGGCAAATCGACGAAGAAACTTGCTATCTGGGTTACGGCGTATACCCTACAG ATCATGACCTAGACGGCGCCTTCAACGAAGACTGCGGAGCGATTAATGAAACTG GCGATTCCATCGTGTCGGCCCCTGTGCCCCCCGTCTGCATGGAGCCACCGAATCGCCCGGAGTCACAATGCTGGACAGTCTGTAAATGTCCATGCTCATGGGTGGAAAAATACGAGTTGGAAAAGAATCTAACCAAGACGGAGCTGGAGGAGAAGTACAAGGACAAGAACGAGCAAATGCAACGGACACTGGCT gtttctaaggAAAATCTGATGAACACCGCCATGAAAAAGAAGAGCGCAAGAGACGACCGGAAGAGCGCCGCAAGCATCGGCTACGTGGGCATCGCCATTTTCGCTATCGTCTTTGGCACAATCGTCATCTTGGACATCTCGGCTCTCATGCGTGACGGCCGCATGTTCATCATGAACTGGCGAGACGGGATCGGCCGCCTTGTCCGCTGCATCCGGCGCAAATTATGCGCGTGA